The Pseudodesulfovibrio sp. zrk46 genome contains a region encoding:
- a CDS encoding FAD-dependent oxidoreductase: MTPLFAKDQENDWFLPEDVRKQLTTTFKDLKNPVTLEVFTKPGVNDEFSKYMVSFCTDLARLTDKIVVKGFEIPSARADELGVTASPTLCINPDDYHIRFLGAPLGEEGKAFITSIMLVSLGMHGLSDMSVPILDTLEEERLAQVFVSPTCPYCPGQTMHAIKCAIAKPGLVKAECIEMNENPELTDFYGVGSVPHTIFNDKKHDALGLMPEERFVVELVYLKDAEELLAEGSLPGMEGKKTPSQYGTIDPGEVDLVIIGAGPAGLTAGIYAVRAGLKAVVLEKNIVGGQVALTPVVENYPGFATVPGKQLMDIMSEHAREYVPVHEGEGVDSIEMGDLEAGELITVNTNRGTYNTKAIVLTTGAAYRQLGAPGETRYFGRGINYCASCDGYLYKGKSVAIIGGGNTALTDALHLKNLGVSVTIIHRRDEFRAQKPLQDSVEHEQIPILWNTVVEEIQGDERRVNNLRLRNVKDGSMTDLPVDGAFVAIGQVAATDLAKQLGVAIKEDGFVEVDTTMRTNVPRVYAAGDLTGGLQQIVTAIGEGSIAAMSAFEDISHPYWKE; the protein is encoded by the coding sequence ATGACTCCACTGTTCGCCAAAGACCAAGAAAATGACTGGTTCCTGCCCGAAGACGTTCGCAAGCAACTTACCACCACCTTCAAGGATCTGAAGAACCCGGTGACACTGGAGGTATTTACCAAACCCGGCGTCAACGACGAATTTTCCAAATACATGGTCAGTTTCTGTACGGATCTGGCACGTCTGACTGACAAGATCGTTGTAAAGGGCTTTGAGATTCCCTCAGCCCGGGCCGACGAGCTGGGCGTTACCGCCTCCCCCACCCTGTGCATCAACCCGGACGACTACCATATCCGGTTCCTTGGTGCGCCGCTGGGCGAAGAAGGCAAAGCGTTCATCACGTCCATCATGCTGGTGTCGCTCGGCATGCACGGTCTGTCTGACATGTCCGTGCCCATCCTCGACACCTTGGAAGAAGAGCGACTGGCCCAAGTCTTTGTCAGTCCCACCTGCCCATACTGCCCGGGGCAGACCATGCACGCCATCAAATGCGCCATTGCCAAACCCGGTCTGGTCAAGGCCGAGTGCATTGAAATGAACGAGAACCCGGAATTGACCGATTTCTACGGCGTCGGTTCAGTGCCGCACACCATATTCAATGACAAGAAACACGATGCCCTCGGCCTCATGCCCGAGGAACGCTTCGTGGTGGAACTGGTTTACCTCAAGGACGCCGAGGAACTGCTGGCCGAAGGCAGTCTGCCCGGCATGGAAGGCAAGAAGACGCCCTCCCAATACGGCACCATTGATCCCGGCGAAGTGGACCTCGTCATCATCGGCGCAGGTCCTGCTGGACTGACAGCGGGCATCTATGCAGTGCGCGCAGGCCTCAAGGCCGTTGTCCTCGAGAAGAACATCGTGGGCGGTCAGGTGGCCCTCACCCCGGTGGTCGAAAACTATCCCGGCTTCGCCACGGTCCCTGGCAAGCAGCTCATGGACATCATGAGCGAACACGCCCGCGAGTATGTCCCTGTTCATGAGGGCGAAGGCGTTGACTCCATAGAAATGGGTGATCTTGAAGCAGGCGAACTCATCACGGTAAATACCAACCGTGGTACATACAACACCAAGGCTATCGTCCTGACCACAGGGGCGGCCTACCGTCAGCTCGGCGCTCCGGGCGAAACCCGATATTTCGGGCGCGGTATCAACTACTGCGCTTCCTGCGACGGCTACCTCTACAAAGGCAAGTCCGTGGCCATCATCGGCGGCGGCAATACTGCCCTGACCGATGCCCTGCACCTCAAGAATCTGGGCGTGTCCGTGACCATCATTCACCGCCGCGACGAGTTCCGCGCGCAGAAGCCGCTGCAGGATTCCGTTGAACACGAACAGATTCCCATTCTGTGGAATACCGTGGTCGAGGAGATTCAGGGCGATGAACGCCGTGTGAACAATCTGCGCCTCCGTAACGTCAAAGACGGCTCCATGACGGATCTGCCGGTAGATGGAGCATTTGTCGCAATCGGTCAGGTAGCGGCGACTGACCTCGCCAAACAGCTGGGGGTCGCCATCAAGGAAGACGGATTCGTGGAGGTGGACACCACCATGCGAACCAACGTTCCCCGCGTCTATGCAGCCGGTGATCTCACTGGAGGATTGCAGCAGATCGTCACCGCCATTGGCGAGGGATCCATTGCCGCCATGTCCGCCTTTGAAGATATCAGCCATCCTTATTGGAAGGAGTAA
- a CDS encoding diguanylate cyclase, with amino-acid sequence MSNGKEEHICKHFVSERTAELEEAYNRLADLNSKLIKRDLEREEAQEALRQSEARFRALFENNHAVMLVIEPKTGNIVDANAAAMSYYGYSAKSLLEMNIQQINTMSPEEVKAEMRCAEKEKRDHFEFCHRLANGEIRNVEVFSGPVKVDGRTILYSIIHDITDRKLAEDTLQRYERIIESSPDLISLVDRNYHYRMVNNAYLNMFGKDREEIEGRYMPEVIGHEFFVNRVKPALDKAFQGETLRRENLLEIPGLPPQYLSATYHPVEDKNGSTNYVATNERNITDQKRNQQALKRFADRLSLATDAGKIGIWEWDVESGRLLWDDMMLEIYDVTREQLNGTFEEWTSRVHPDDRDETERRLEDALEHGKPFEYDFRIIWPDGQIRHIKAAALLRTEDGGHRFMTGVNWDETPTRQLEDDLRRMATTDPLTGANNRRSFMDRAGAEIARSHRYGSPVTMLTLDIDNFKDINDTYGHPAGDEVLKALVRTSLDTLRITDVFARMGGEEFSAILPETDMEAAKLSAERLRETLASTEVQVDDQIISYTVSIGISQIQDDNDTLSELMRRTDTALYRAKDLGRNRVEIA; translated from the coding sequence ATGAGCAACGGCAAAGAAGAACACATCTGCAAACACTTCGTCAGTGAGCGCACAGCGGAACTGGAGGAGGCATACAATCGCCTTGCCGACCTCAACAGCAAGCTTATCAAACGCGACCTGGAACGAGAGGAAGCACAGGAGGCCCTGCGTCAAAGCGAGGCCCGTTTTCGTGCGCTGTTCGAGAACAACCATGCCGTAATGCTCGTCATTGAGCCCAAGACCGGGAACATCGTGGATGCCAACGCCGCGGCCATGTCGTATTACGGATACTCGGCTAAATCTCTTCTGGAGATGAATATCCAACAAATCAATACGATGTCCCCGGAAGAAGTGAAGGCAGAAATGCGCTGTGCCGAGAAAGAAAAGCGCGACCACTTCGAGTTTTGCCATCGCCTTGCCAACGGAGAGATACGCAACGTCGAGGTGTTCAGCGGTCCCGTTAAGGTGGATGGCAGGACAATACTCTACTCCATCATTCACGACATCACCGACCGCAAGCTGGCCGAGGATACCCTGCAACGCTATGAACGTATCATCGAATCCTCACCCGACCTTATTTCACTGGTGGATCGAAACTACCACTACCGCATGGTCAACAATGCATACCTGAACATGTTCGGGAAGGATCGGGAAGAAATCGAAGGGCGCTACATGCCGGAAGTAATTGGTCATGAATTCTTCGTAAACCGGGTTAAACCGGCCCTCGACAAGGCCTTTCAGGGGGAAACTCTACGACGGGAAAACCTGCTTGAGATTCCGGGGCTACCACCACAGTATCTCTCAGCTACCTATCACCCTGTAGAGGATAAAAACGGCTCCACCAACTATGTGGCAACCAATGAGCGCAACATCACCGATCAAAAGCGCAACCAACAGGCTCTCAAGCGGTTTGCCGACCGTCTTTCCCTCGCCACCGATGCAGGCAAGATCGGCATCTGGGAGTGGGATGTCGAGTCAGGCCGACTTCTCTGGGACGACATGATGCTGGAAATATACGACGTAACCAGAGAACAGCTAAACGGCACATTTGAGGAATGGACGAGCCGCGTCCACCCAGACGACAGAGACGAAACCGAAAGGCGACTCGAGGATGCGTTGGAACACGGCAAGCCTTTCGAATACGACTTCCGCATCATCTGGCCGGATGGTCAGATACGCCACATCAAGGCTGCCGCGCTACTGAGAACAGAAGACGGTGGTCACAGGTTTATGACTGGCGTGAACTGGGATGAAACGCCCACTCGCCAATTGGAAGACGATCTGCGCCGCATGGCCACCACTGACCCGCTCACAGGGGCCAACAACCGCCGCAGTTTCATGGACCGGGCAGGAGCTGAGATCGCCCGTTCCCATCGTTACGGCTCTCCCGTGACCATGCTCACGCTGGACATAGATAACTTCAAGGATATCAACGACACATACGGCCACCCCGCAGGTGACGAAGTGCTCAAGGCCCTTGTACGGACATCCCTCGACACCCTGCGCATCACCGACGTATTTGCACGAATGGGCGGGGAAGAGTTCTCTGCCATCCTGCCTGAGACCGATATGGAAGCAGCCAAGCTCTCTGCGGAACGACTGCGTGAGACCCTCGCCTCCACCGAGGTGCAGGTGGACGATCAGATTATTTCCTACACCGTCAGCATCGGAATTTCCCAGATACAAGATGACAATGACACGCTCTCAGAGCTCATGCGTCGCACAGACACAGCTCTGTACCGAGCCAAAGATCTCGGTCGCAACCGAGTGGAAATTGCTTAA
- a CDS encoding MFS transporter, with translation MTTKRKTVQEYIDETPYWQDGTPAPATPMTGMQWRICTLASAGKLFEGLVVFMTGVALPLIVQEFGLTPMEKGAVSAMPLIGILIGATALGGLADHLGRKFMFILEMVLFALCLVLLVASTSYAFLLAALFGVGLSLGCDYPTAHMVISESIPSANRGKLVLGAFGFQAIGALCGTGIGYIILANNADLSAWRWMYATAVIPAILVVLARFSITDSAPWLASKGRVREAEIEVERLLRREPPYPPKVKLEETCAKDNGCEKSGVLSLFSRKYRRATILAAVPWFLQDLGTYGIGIFTPTILASVIGAQSEHAHNVASLIHNDMLAAEGAAFIDILLLVGIMGAVLMADRLGRIKLQIIGFIGCAAGLLLASFSLEHTGPSSTFFLFSGFMLFSFMTNLGPNAMTYLIAGEVFPTHIRGLGSGIAASIAKIGAATTAFLFPVLLADLGTQTILYILVGTSLIGAAITWLFRIETTGVNLDTIQYD, from the coding sequence ATGACGACAAAGCGGAAAACAGTACAGGAATACATCGACGAGACCCCGTACTGGCAGGACGGCACCCCTGCCCCGGCAACGCCAATGACCGGCATGCAGTGGCGTATCTGCACACTGGCCTCGGCAGGCAAGCTCTTCGAAGGCCTTGTCGTCTTCATGACCGGTGTTGCCCTGCCCCTCATCGTTCAGGAATTTGGCCTGACTCCCATGGAAAAAGGCGCGGTGAGCGCCATGCCACTGATCGGCATCCTCATCGGCGCAACAGCACTGGGCGGTTTGGCCGATCACCTTGGCCGCAAGTTCATGTTCATTCTGGAGATGGTTCTGTTCGCCCTGTGTCTGGTCCTGCTAGTCGCCAGCACCAGCTACGCCTTCCTGCTGGCGGCCCTGTTCGGCGTAGGCCTCTCACTGGGCTGCGACTACCCGACCGCACACATGGTTATCTCGGAATCCATACCCAGCGCCAACCGGGGCAAGCTGGTTTTGGGAGCATTCGGATTTCAGGCCATAGGTGCATTGTGCGGCACGGGCATCGGCTATATCATCTTGGCGAACAACGCCGACCTGTCTGCCTGGCGATGGATGTACGCCACCGCTGTTATCCCTGCCATCCTCGTTGTCCTTGCACGCTTTTCCATCACAGATTCTGCACCGTGGCTCGCCTCCAAGGGGCGCGTCAGGGAAGCGGAGATAGAGGTTGAGCGACTGCTGCGTCGGGAACCTCCCTACCCGCCGAAAGTCAAACTCGAAGAGACATGCGCGAAGGACAATGGCTGTGAAAAATCAGGCGTTCTTTCCCTCTTCTCACGCAAATATCGAAGAGCAACCATCCTTGCTGCGGTCCCATGGTTCCTGCAGGACCTCGGCACCTATGGCATTGGCATATTCACACCCACAATTCTGGCCTCGGTCATTGGAGCGCAATCGGAACACGCCCATAACGTGGCCTCCCTTATCCATAACGACATGCTGGCTGCCGAGGGGGCAGCCTTCATCGATATCCTCCTGCTGGTGGGTATCATGGGTGCCGTGCTCATGGCTGATCGACTGGGGCGCATCAAGCTCCAGATCATTGGTTTCATCGGGTGCGCCGCCGGGTTGCTCCTTGCTTCCTTCTCCCTTGAGCACACTGGACCATCCAGCACCTTTTTCCTCTTCTCAGGGTTCATGCTGTTCAGTTTCATGACCAACCTCGGTCCCAACGCCATGACCTATCTCATTGCGGGCGAGGTCTTCCCCACCCACATTCGAGGACTCGGCTCCGGCATCGCAGCTTCCATTGCCAAGATCGGCGCGGCCACCACCGCCTTTTTATTCCCGGTACTCCTGGCCGATTTGGGAACCCAGACAATCCTCTACATATTGGTGGGAACCTCTCTGATCGGCGCGGCCATCACCTGGCTATTCCGCATTGAAACCACCGGTGTGAACCTCGATACCATCCAGTACGATTGA